One [Clostridium] saccharolyticum WM1 DNA segment encodes these proteins:
- a CDS encoding ATP-binding cassette domain-containing protein produces MMELSLDQLLKEYPFVIAYFEQNKLDIAGYGDKTFQEFLEHFTEEELEDQAIDKDKLLSNLPVYLEQMRAFLGLEKNNRVLSMTILAGYDKSGNPEGFTELTVETSQIISIVGPTGSGKSRLLADIEWAAQRDTPTGRSILINGEKPDNKWRFSSNNRLVAQLSQNMNFVMDLTVEEFLRMHAVSRLVENPQTVIEQIILAANHLAGEKFDLTTPVTSLSGGQSRALMIADTAILSASPIVLIDEIENAGIDRKKALELLISSDKIVLMATHDPLLALMADKRIIIKNGGISKVLHTSLEEKLLLEELEKMDSMIQTARQELRKGSALSSKTLVMEHNPENR; encoded by the coding sequence ATGATGGAATTAAGCTTAGACCAGCTTCTTAAGGAGTATCCCTTTGTAATTGCGTATTTTGAACAGAATAAGCTGGACATTGCCGGTTACGGGGATAAGACCTTTCAGGAGTTTTTAGAACATTTTACGGAGGAGGAATTGGAGGACCAGGCCATTGACAAGGATAAACTTCTGTCAAATCTTCCTGTTTACTTAGAACAGATGCGTGCATTTCTGGGCCTTGAAAAAAACAACCGGGTCCTTTCCATGACAATCCTGGCAGGATATGACAAATCCGGTAACCCGGAAGGTTTCACAGAACTTACGGTGGAGACCTCCCAGATCATTTCTATCGTAGGGCCTACCGGATCCGGGAAAAGCCGCCTTTTGGCGGACATCGAATGGGCGGCGCAAAGAGATACACCTACCGGCCGCAGCATTTTGATCAATGGAGAGAAGCCGGATAATAAATGGCGTTTTTCCTCCAATAACCGTCTGGTGGCACAGTTATCCCAGAACATGAATTTTGTCATGGACCTTACGGTAGAGGAATTTTTAAGAATGCATGCCGTAAGCCGTCTGGTAGAAAACCCGCAGACTGTCATTGAGCAGATCATCCTGGCCGCCAATCACCTGGCAGGAGAAAAATTTGACTTGACCACACCTGTTACCAGCCTAAGCGGAGGACAATCCAGAGCCCTGATGATCGCAGATACCGCTATTTTAAGTGCTTCTCCCATTGTTCTCATCGATGAAATCGAAAATGCCGGTATCGACCGCAAAAAGGCACTTGAGCTGCTGATCTCTTCCGATAAGATCGTGTTAATGGCAACTCACGACCCTCTTCTGGCACTAATGGCAGACAAAAGAATCATTATTAAAAACGGCGGAATCAGCAAAGTTCTTCATACCAGCCTGGAAGAAAAGCTCTTGTTAGAGGAGCTTGAAAAAATGGATTCTATGATACAAACTGCACGTCAGGAACTGCGAAAGGGAAGCGCCTTGTCTTCAAAGACCCTGGTCATGGAACATAATCCTGAGAACAGATAA
- a CDS encoding carbohydrate ABC transporter permease translates to MKNYQRIILRVLFTVVIGALAVSMVTPFLWMISASMKLPLDVMKLPIEWIPKYFYPDNYKKVWNVGGLAARDYHFGLAYWNSIKIAAINLTGSVLTSTLAGYAFAKIKFRGRNILFLIYLATMMIPSQVTLIPKFVMFNKMGLTGTHLTLILPGLITITGTFLMRQYFMQIPDELRESARVDGAHEFLIWLKIMVPIAKPNMASLAMVVFLWNWNSYLEPLVFLSDWRLYTIPIALTNFIEESVTEYNLVMAAAASALVPAFLVFLLGQKFLVKGLVAGAVKG, encoded by the coding sequence ATGAAAAATTATCAACGGATTATCCTTAGGGTCCTGTTCACCGTAGTGATAGGGGCTCTGGCTGTCTCCATGGTCACCCCGTTTTTATGGATGATCTCGGCATCTATGAAACTTCCTCTGGATGTCATGAAGCTGCCGATTGAATGGATACCAAAATATTTTTATCCTGATAATTATAAAAAAGTGTGGAATGTGGGAGGCCTCGCAGCAAGAGATTACCATTTTGGCCTTGCATACTGGAATTCCATAAAAATCGCTGCCATTAATCTGACGGGATCGGTGCTTACCAGCACACTGGCGGGGTATGCCTTTGCAAAAATAAAATTCAGAGGCCGGAACATTCTGTTCCTGATCTATCTGGCCACCATGATGATTCCCAGTCAGGTGACGCTGATCCCGAAGTTTGTCATGTTCAATAAAATGGGACTGACCGGCACTCATCTGACTTTGATCCTGCCGGGGCTTATTACCATTACAGGTACATTTCTCATGCGTCAGTATTTTATGCAGATCCCTGATGAGCTAAGGGAATCAGCAAGGGTGGATGGTGCTCATGAGTTTCTTATATGGTTAAAAATCATGGTGCCGATTGCCAAGCCTAATATGGCATCTCTTGCAATGGTGGTGTTCCTCTGGAACTGGAACAGCTATCTGGAGCCACTGGTGTTTTTAAGCGATTGGAGATTGTATACCATTCCTATTGCCCTTACAAATTTTATAGAAGAAAGTGTGACGGAATACAATCTGGTCATGGCAGCAGCAGCCTCTGCCCTCGTTCCGGCGTTTCTTGTATTTTTGCTTGGGCAGAAGTTTCTTGTCAAGGGCCTGGTGGCCGGAGCGGTGAAAGGATAA
- a CDS encoding FAD-dependent oxidoreductase produces the protein MKYVTETKREIPVIREVDVLVLGAGPAGIGAAVGAAREGAVTMLVEQTGDVGGIATVGLMSHWTGKTEGGFYEEILNRSAELTGEGRQIINPERLKTVFLHMLMEAGVSLRLYTFASNVIMEENVIKGVILESKSGREAVLAKIVVDATGDGDIAAKAGAPYFKGREGDGLMQPATIMFKVAGVDEEKGVFPGGFEESFALPDGDLQELGKKHLPGPAGHVLLYKTTLPGVVTCNMTNCTGVDGTSAEDLTKATLVCREQMDKIIAFLKRFIPGFENCYMISSASLVGIRETRHFKGEETITEQDILEARVFDHWVVAKASFNFDVHNLTGNGLDETGCQKHFPQIKGYTIPYGCFVPLEIDNLYLAGRNISGTHMAHSNYRVMPICANMGQAVGIAAAMCAASGVVPRALEVKKVQNRLMELGVNP, from the coding sequence ATGAAATATGTAACAGAAACTAAGAGAGAAATTCCGGTAATACGTGAAGTGGATGTTCTGGTGCTGGGGGCAGGACCTGCAGGAATCGGAGCGGCGGTTGGGGCTGCCAGAGAAGGCGCTGTGACCATGCTGGTGGAACAGACAGGAGATGTGGGAGGAATCGCTACGGTTGGTCTTATGAGCCACTGGACGGGAAAAACAGAAGGAGGATTCTACGAGGAAATCCTTAACCGATCGGCAGAGCTGACCGGGGAAGGGCGTCAGATCATCAATCCGGAGCGCTTAAAAACGGTTTTCCTACACATGCTTATGGAGGCAGGAGTCAGTCTCCGGTTATATACCTTTGCCAGCAACGTTATCATGGAAGAGAACGTGATCAAAGGAGTGATCCTGGAAAGCAAATCAGGCAGAGAGGCTGTACTTGCGAAGATCGTCGTTGATGCCACTGGAGACGGAGACATAGCGGCAAAGGCCGGAGCACCTTATTTTAAGGGCAGAGAAGGTGACGGGCTTATGCAGCCGGCTACGATTATGTTTAAGGTGGCAGGCGTGGATGAAGAGAAAGGTGTATTTCCCGGCGGTTTTGAAGAAAGCTTTGCCCTTCCTGACGGAGATTTGCAGGAGCTGGGGAAGAAGCATCTGCCGGGTCCTGCCGGGCATGTGCTCTTATATAAGACAACGCTGCCGGGCGTGGTTACCTGCAACATGACCAACTGCACCGGAGTGGACGGTACAAGTGCGGAGGATCTGACTAAGGCAACCCTGGTCTGCAGAGAACAGATGGATAAAATCATTGCTTTTCTTAAGAGGTTTATACCAGGCTTTGAAAACTGCTATATGATCAGCTCTGCTTCCCTGGTGGGAATCCGGGAAACCAGGCATTTTAAAGGAGAAGAGACCATAACAGAGCAGGATATTCTGGAGGCCAGGGTATTTGATCATTGGGTGGTGGCAAAGGCCAGCTTCAATTTTGACGTACACAACCTGACAGGCAATGGCCTTGATGAAACCGGCTGCCAAAAGCATTTCCCGCAGATAAAAGGGTATACCATCCCTTATGGTTGTTTTGTGCCTCTGGAAATTGATAATCTGTATCTGGCAGGAAGAAATATTTCAGGTACTCACATGGCCCATTCCAATTACCGCGTCATGCCCATCTGTGCCAATATGGGGCAGGCTGTTGGCATAGCGGCAGCCATGTGTGCCGCTTCCGGAGTGGTGCCCAGAGCCCTTGAAGTGAAAAAGGTTCAGAACCGTCTCATGGAATTGGGGGTGAATCCGTGA
- a CDS encoding FAD-dependent oxidoreductase, whose amino-acid sequence MKTYHYDFVVVGGGMSGVCAAIAAARRGTKTALIHDRPVLGGNASSEIRMHICGADHHMSVPNARETGILEEILLENKRRNPEMVYPIFDSVLWEKVHYQENLTLFLNTHMTEVLCDGDRIEAVCALQMTTEKTFCIFGTLFLDATGDGVLGAKAGAEYRIGRESSSRYGESLAPDMEDSCTMGNSLMFKARDMGHEVPFIKPFWANTYTEEQLRLRDHSDITSGYWWIELGGGERDVISHGEELRDELLKAVFGVWDHIKNGGEHGAERMELEWVGFLPGKRESRRLIGDYVLTERDCLKSPRFDDAVAYGGWPMDIHTVEGFLNESGAPTVWNQVNGIYSIPYRCLYSKNIRNLFLGGRAISCSHVAFSSTRVMGTCAVVGQAAGTAAAMAGKRNLEPRELLDYVGELQQELLKDDCYIPFVVNQDPADYARQAAVTATHHITGWEPEKVINGVARTVEGESNGWRAPIEGGPSLVLTLPERIPIREIRLMLDSNLSREITQSINQDVLSRQKSGPPSELLKEYEVDILLEGKIIEHMAVQSQGQRLQRIFLNGREGNAVRIKAISTYGSREAVIFEVRIY is encoded by the coding sequence GTGAAGACATATCATTATGACTTTGTTGTAGTGGGCGGCGGCATGTCTGGTGTCTGCGCCGCCATTGCCGCCGCCAGACGAGGGACAAAAACGGCCCTGATCCATGACCGGCCGGTATTAGGCGGCAATGCCAGCTCCGAAATCCGGATGCACATTTGCGGGGCAGACCATCACATGTCGGTTCCCAACGCCCGGGAAACCGGAATTTTAGAAGAAATCCTTTTGGAAAACAAGCGGAGAAACCCGGAGATGGTGTATCCGATTTTTGATTCCGTTCTGTGGGAAAAGGTCCATTATCAGGAGAATTTAACCCTGTTTTTAAATACCCATATGACAGAGGTCTTATGCGATGGTGACAGGATTGAGGCAGTATGTGCCCTTCAAATGACAACGGAAAAAACCTTCTGCATTTTCGGCACCCTGTTTTTAGATGCCACAGGAGACGGCGTGCTGGGAGCTAAGGCGGGAGCGGAGTACCGGATCGGAAGAGAGAGCAGCTCCCGGTATGGAGAGTCTCTGGCGCCGGATATGGAAGATTCCTGCACCATGGGGAATTCCCTCATGTTCAAGGCCAGGGATATGGGGCATGAGGTGCCCTTTATCAAGCCGTTCTGGGCCAATACCTATACGGAGGAGCAGCTTAGGCTGCGGGATCACAGTGACATTACCTCGGGGTACTGGTGGATCGAACTGGGAGGCGGAGAGCGGGATGTGATTTCCCATGGAGAAGAGCTTCGGGATGAGCTGTTAAAGGCAGTATTTGGTGTATGGGATCATATTAAAAACGGCGGAGAACACGGTGCGGAGCGTATGGAACTGGAATGGGTAGGCTTTCTGCCTGGAAAAAGGGAAAGCCGACGGCTGATAGGCGATTATGTTCTGACGGAAAGGGATTGTCTGAAGAGTCCCCGGTTTGATGATGCCGTAGCCTATGGGGGCTGGCCCATGGATATCCATACGGTAGAAGGCTTTTTAAATGAGAGCGGTGCTCCTACGGTCTGGAATCAGGTAAACGGCATATACTCGATTCCTTACCGGTGTCTGTATTCAAAAAACATCCGGAATTTATTCTTGGGAGGCAGGGCCATCAGTTGTTCCCATGTGGCATTTTCTTCCACAAGGGTTATGGGAACCTGCGCAGTGGTGGGCCAGGCGGCAGGTACTGCCGCAGCCATGGCAGGGAAAAGGAATCTGGAGCCGAGAGAGCTTCTGGATTATGTGGGAGAGCTTCAGCAGGAGCTTTTAAAGGATGATTGCTATATCCCCTTTGTTGTTAACCAGGATCCGGCCGATTATGCCAGGCAGGCAGCGGTAACGGCCACCCACCATATCACAGGCTGGGAACCGGAAAAGGTGATAAATGGAGTGGCAAGAACGGTGGAGGGAGAATCAAACGGCTGGCGTGCCCCCATAGAGGGCGGTCCTTCTCTGGTCCTTACCTTACCGGAAAGGATACCGATCCGGGAAATACGCCTGATGCTGGACTCTAATTTAAGCAGGGAAATCACCCAATCCATCAACCAGGATGTGCTGTCCAGGCAAAAGTCCGGGCCGCCTTCGGAGCTGTTAAAGGAGTATGAAGTGGATATCCTCCTGGAAGGGAAGATCATAGAGCACATGGCAGTTCAGTCCCAGGGGCAGAGGCTTCAGCGGATTTTCCTTAACGGAAGGGAAGGCAATGCAGTCCGGATCAAAGCCATATCCACATACGGAAGCCGGGAAGCCGTGATTTTTGAAGTTAGGATTTATTAA
- a CDS encoding ABC transporter substrate-binding protein, whose product MKNKMMVYAGIFLLILNILAGCGVRTEKPAASAGKGYCFTDALGQEVTVRNPERVVALMGSFAEVWQAAGGSLAGVTDDAFDERGLGLSEETVSVGKYNRPNVEKIMAIAPDLVILSSETKEHTALKEVLKQAGITTAYFKVTYFEDYLSMLKTCTEITGKREMYEKKGLAVKSEIEEILSGTKAQEPPSVLLLITYSGGAVAQNSKTMTGNMLNDLGCKNIADENQSLLKEFSMECIVKEDPDFIFVIPMGNDDALAMKNLKESIEKNPAWNGLTAVKNNRYILLPKEKFLYKPNEKWGESYQYLSEILYGKK is encoded by the coding sequence ATGAAAAATAAAATGATGGTCTATGCAGGAATCTTTCTTTTGATATTAAATATCCTTGCCGGATGCGGCGTCAGGACAGAGAAACCGGCTGCCAGTGCTGGGAAGGGTTATTGTTTTACGGATGCGCTTGGGCAGGAGGTGACGGTCCGGAATCCGGAGCGTGTGGTGGCTTTGATGGGGAGCTTTGCGGAGGTCTGGCAGGCAGCCGGAGGCAGCCTTGCCGGCGTAACGGACGACGCATTTGATGAAAGAGGTCTGGGACTTTCAGAGGAAACCGTTTCTGTGGGAAAATACAACCGCCCCAATGTAGAAAAAATCATGGCCATAGCTCCTGATCTTGTCATACTGTCATCAGAAACAAAGGAACATACGGCCTTGAAAGAAGTTTTAAAACAGGCGGGGATTACGACAGCTTATTTTAAAGTGACCTATTTTGAAGATTATCTTTCCATGCTGAAAACCTGTACGGAAATAACCGGGAAGAGGGAGATGTATGAGAAAAAAGGATTGGCTGTAAAATCAGAAATTGAAGAAATTCTTTCCGGTACAAAAGCTCAGGAGCCGCCTTCTGTTTTGCTTCTCATTACCTACTCCGGCGGAGCGGTGGCCCAGAATTCCAAAACCATGACAGGTAACATGCTAAATGACTTAGGCTGTAAAAATATAGCCGATGAAAACCAAAGTCTGTTAAAGGAGTTTAGCATGGAATGCATTGTTAAGGAGGACCCTGACTTTATTTTTGTGATCCCCATGGGAAATGATGATGCTCTTGCCATGAAAAATTTAAAAGAAAGTATCGAAAAGAATCCGGCATGGAATGGCCTTACTGCCGTAAAAAACAACCGATACATCCTTTTGCCAAAGGAAAAGTTTCTATATAAACCCAATGAAAAGTGGGGAGAAAGCTATCAATACCTTTCGGAGATTCTTTATGGAAAGAAATAA
- a CDS encoding D-2-hydroxyacid dehydrogenase, with translation MKIVVLDGYTVNPGDLSWSGMEELGEVTGYDRTPEELIAERIKDAEIVYTNKTPVSKSTLEACPSIKYIGVLATGYNVVDIEAAKEKGIPVSNIPAYGTEAVAQFTIALLLELCHHIGAHSQCVMEGDWTKSKDFCFWNYPLTELAGKTMGIIGFGRIGQATAKIAQALGMNILAFSRNRNESMESETCRYADFDELLANSDVISLHCPLLPSTLGIINKETIAKMKDNVMILNSSRGPLIAETDLMEALNSGKVGGAAVDVVSVEPMKADNPLLKAKNCIITPHIAWAPKETRQRLMNIAVDNLKSYLNGRPGNIVNQ, from the coding sequence ATGAAGATCGTAGTATTAGACGGATATACAGTAAATCCGGGAGACTTGTCCTGGAGTGGGATGGAAGAACTGGGAGAGGTTACGGGATATGACAGGACGCCTGAGGAGCTGATCGCAGAGAGGATCAAAGATGCAGAGATCGTCTATACCAACAAGACTCCTGTCAGTAAGTCCACATTGGAGGCATGTCCTTCTATAAAGTATATCGGTGTGCTGGCTACCGGCTACAATGTGGTGGATATTGAGGCTGCAAAGGAAAAGGGGATTCCGGTGTCAAACATTCCTGCTTACGGGACAGAGGCTGTTGCTCAGTTTACCATTGCACTTTTATTGGAATTGTGCCATCACATTGGAGCCCATTCCCAATGTGTCATGGAAGGGGACTGGACAAAAAGTAAGGATTTTTGCTTTTGGAATTACCCTTTGACAGAGCTGGCGGGAAAGACCATGGGAATAATTGGTTTTGGAAGGATCGGGCAGGCTACGGCTAAAATTGCCCAGGCATTGGGAATGAACATTCTGGCCTTTTCAAGAAACAGAAATGAAAGCATGGAATCAGAAACCTGCCGTTATGCAGACTTTGATGAGCTTCTGGCAAATTCAGATGTAATATCCCTTCATTGCCCCCTTCTTCCTAGTACCCTCGGGATCATCAATAAAGAGACCATCGCTAAGATGAAAGACAATGTTATGATCCTTAACAGTTCCAGAGGCCCCCTTATTGCAGAAACGGATTTAATGGAAGCATTAAACAGCGGCAAAGTCGGCGGTGCTGCGGTTGATGTAGTATCTGTGGAGCCTATGAAAGCAGATAATCCGCTGCTGAAAGCAAAAAACTGTATTATTACCCCCCATATCGCCTGGGCGCCAAAAGAAACGAGACAGAGACTGATGAATATTGCAGTGGATAATCTTAAGTCTTATTTGAATGGCCGGCCTGGGAACATCGTAAATCAATGA
- a CDS encoding ABC transporter substrate-binding protein, whose amino-acid sequence MDHYIKATDTIYDITEKYPETIGWFVTNGFEHLNNPIMRNSLGKTVTLEMALSMRKLNQALFIEKLEEIIKQNAPDLTSGLTPTRKEEGGDIRMEGVLPCPIRLPLLEKFEAWMASRKDSMDYKVDYNLKSANLGLDDVKERIIAADGNADALSDLYLSAGFDLFFDKNLMGRYRDLGTFEDISDMTQINPDFDNDTISLKDPRNQYAIIGIVPAVIMVNTAALGDRPFPESWADLMKPEFENSVSMPMKDLDMFNAFLLHIYRYYGEEGIKKMGKALLRSMHPAQMVKSHISKDGNKVPAITISPYFFASMADEKSPLRPVWPKDGAIISPIFLLARAKNREKVKPFVDFLYSKEIGEILSSNGKFPSTNPLVDNHLKPDQNFMWLGWDYIHSHDIGELIKTTERLFFQAAVKEAL is encoded by the coding sequence ATGGATCATTATATAAAAGCTACCGACACCATTTATGATATAACTGAAAAATACCCCGAAACAATCGGATGGTTTGTTACAAATGGTTTTGAGCATTTAAACAATCCCATAATGCGTAATTCCCTTGGAAAGACCGTCACTCTGGAAATGGCTTTATCCATGCGCAAGCTCAATCAGGCGCTTTTCATAGAAAAACTGGAAGAAATCATTAAGCAGAACGCCCCGGATCTCACTTCCGGTCTTACACCTACCAGAAAAGAGGAAGGCGGTGACATCCGCATGGAAGGCGTACTGCCCTGTCCCATCCGTCTTCCTCTTCTGGAGAAATTCGAGGCCTGGATGGCTTCCCGGAAAGATTCCATGGACTATAAGGTAGACTACAACTTAAAATCTGCCAACCTTGGACTGGATGACGTGAAAGAACGGATCATTGCCGCAGACGGCAATGCTGATGCCTTGTCAGACCTTTATCTATCCGCCGGCTTTGATTTATTCTTTGATAAAAACCTGATGGGACGCTACCGGGATCTTGGTACCTTTGAAGATATTTCTGATATGACGCAAATAAATCCTGATTTTGACAATGACACCATTTCGTTAAAGGACCCAAGGAACCAGTATGCCATCATCGGCATTGTTCCGGCGGTGATCATGGTTAATACTGCTGCTTTAGGAGACCGTCCTTTTCCCGAGAGCTGGGCGGATCTAATGAAGCCTGAATTTGAAAACAGCGTCAGTATGCCTATGAAGGATTTGGACATGTTCAATGCATTTTTGCTGCATATCTACCGGTATTATGGAGAAGAGGGCATAAAAAAAATGGGGAAAGCTCTTCTGCGCAGCATGCATCCGGCCCAGATGGTTAAATCCCATATTTCAAAGGATGGAAATAAAGTTCCTGCCATTACAATTTCTCCCTACTTTTTTGCCAGCATGGCGGATGAAAAAAGTCCTCTCCGCCCCGTATGGCCAAAGGATGGTGCCATTATAAGCCCCATCTTCCTTTTGGCAAGAGCAAAGAACAGGGAGAAGGTCAAGCCATTTGTAGACTTCCTTTATTCTAAGGAAATAGGCGAAATCCTTTCCTCCAACGGAAAATTCCCTTCTACCAATCCACTGGTAGACAATCACTTGAAACCGGATCAGAACTTCATGTGGCTTGGCTGGGATTATATTCACAGCCATGATATCGGAGAGCTGATTAAGACTACAGAACGGCTGTTTTTTCAGGCAGCAGTAAAGGAGGCTTTATGA
- a CDS encoding GTP-binding protein, with translation MNLIIVSGPPSSGKTSVILKTIASFQNRNIKVGVVKFDCLYTDDDAAYEKAGIPVKKGLSGALCPDHFFASNIEEVVNWGNGEKLDLLITESAGLCNRCSPYLKEIKGVCVIDNLSGINTPKKIGPMLKSADFVVITKGDIVSQAEREVFASCVSSVNPRAVTMHVNGLTGQGAYELGSLLYDENQNIESVQGMQLRFPMPSALCSYCLGETRIGEAFQMGNVKKINLGADKT, from the coding sequence ATGAATCTGATTATTGTTTCAGGCCCTCCTTCCTCCGGGAAGACGTCTGTGATTTTAAAAACCATTGCTTCTTTTCAGAACAGAAATATAAAGGTGGGTGTTGTTAAATTTGATTGTCTTTATACCGATGACGATGCCGCCTATGAAAAAGCCGGTATACCGGTAAAAAAGGGGCTTTCCGGTGCCCTGTGCCCTGACCATTTTTTTGCTTCCAATATTGAAGAGGTGGTAAATTGGGGCAATGGGGAAAAGCTGGATCTTCTCATCACAGAATCTGCCGGTCTCTGCAACCGCTGTTCTCCTTATTTAAAGGAAATCAAGGGAGTCTGTGTCATTGATAACCTTTCCGGCATCAATACTCCAAAAAAAATCGGCCCCATGCTAAAATCCGCTGATTTTGTGGTGATTACAAAAGGGGATATCGTCTCCCAGGCAGAACGTGAGGTGTTCGCCTCCTGTGTAAGCTCCGTAAATCCTCGGGCCGTCACCATGCATGTAAACGGACTGACCGGGCAGGGAGCTTACGAGCTGGGAAGCCTTCTCTATGATGAAAACCAGAACATTGAATCTGTCCAGGGCATGCAGCTTCGCTTTCCCATGCCTTCCGCTCTCTGCTCCTACTGTCTTGGAGAAACAAGGATCGGAGAAGCATTTCAGATGGGAAATGTTAAAAAAATTAATTTGGGGGCAGATAAGACATGA
- the nirJ2 gene encoding putative heme d1 biosynthesis radical SAM protein NirJ2 codes for MIVSWMTTNQCNLKCKHCYQDAGNKKTDELTTEEAKRLIDEIARAGFRIMIFSGGEPLMRPDIFTLVSYAAGAGLRPVFGTNGMLITEETAIRLKKCKAAVMGISLDSLDEQKHNKFRGDENAYRLTLEGIGNCKKAGLPFQIHTTIMDWNQEEVEAIIDFGMQSGAVANYLFFLIPVGRGRFLEETSLKVMEYEKLLQIIMKKQKEVPIDIKPTCAPQFTRVARELEVETRFTRGCLAGLSYCVVNPVGKVRPCAYMVEEAGDIRKEPFDEIWKNSPLFKTLRTREYKGTCRDCIYGKECGGCRARAGYYHDGDFMAEDSYCAYGKQRCKEGAKRI; via the coding sequence ATGATCGTTTCATGGATGACAACAAATCAGTGTAATCTTAAATGCAAGCATTGTTACCAGGATGCCGGTAATAAAAAGACAGATGAATTAACAACGGAAGAAGCCAAACGGCTGATTGATGAAATCGCCAGAGCGGGTTTTCGGATTATGATATTCAGCGGAGGGGAACCGCTGATGCGTCCGGATATTTTTACTTTGGTATCTTATGCGGCAGGTGCGGGACTTCGGCCTGTTTTTGGCACCAATGGTATGCTGATCACGGAGGAGACGGCCATCAGGCTGAAAAAGTGCAAAGCTGCGGTTATGGGAATCAGTCTTGACAGCCTGGATGAACAAAAGCATAATAAGTTCCGGGGAGATGAAAATGCATACCGGCTGACCTTAGAGGGGATTGGAAATTGTAAAAAGGCCGGCTTGCCCTTTCAGATCCATACCACGATCATGGACTGGAACCAGGAGGAAGTGGAAGCGATTATAGATTTCGGTATGCAATCAGGAGCTGTGGCCAATTACTTGTTTTTCCTGATTCCGGTTGGCAGAGGAAGATTTCTGGAAGAGACCTCGCTGAAAGTCATGGAGTATGAAAAGCTTTTGCAGATCATTATGAAGAAGCAGAAGGAGGTTCCCATTGATATCAAGCCTACCTGTGCCCCTCAGTTTACAAGGGTGGCAAGGGAGTTGGAGGTAGAAACCCGATTTACCAGAGGCTGTTTAGCCGGTCTTTCCTATTGTGTGGTTAATCCCGTGGGAAAGGTCCGGCCCTGCGCCTACATGGTTGAGGAAGCAGGAGATATCCGCAAAGAACCGTTTGATGAGATCTGGAAAAACAGCCCACTGTTTAAAACTCTTCGCACACGGGAGTACAAAGGGACATGCCGTGACTGCATTTATGGAAAAGAGTGCGGAGGATGCCGTGCGCGGGCAGGATATTATCATGACGGCGATTTTATGGCGGAAGACAGCTATTGCGCTTACGGAAAACAAAGATGCAAAGAAGGTGCCAAGAGAATATGA